A window from Fragaria vesca subsp. vesca linkage group LG5, FraVesHawaii_1.0, whole genome shotgun sequence encodes these proteins:
- the LOC101293977 gene encoding uncharacterized protein LOC101293977 encodes MATAPVKPPLHNFPLSFLKWGSKNHTNTNHRYRRPVSAEPEPSADDDRNDSESPPQHHRVGSRTARHRFSLASCSEKLPQRNEKASEESDDDVDDDAKAAAVAAVAAAEEAEVQKPWNLRPRRAPVTKANNNTGGEVHEAEGTKQSEQPAPKSMRLRGLAAAAEGPSMEKKKEKRKFWIALSKDEIEEDIFIMTGSRPARRPKKRPKNVQKQLDNCFPGLWLVGFTADAYRGSDSPTKK; translated from the exons ATGGCAACAGCGCCGGTGAAGCCGCCGCTGCACAACTTCCCGCTATCCTTCTTGAAATGGGGGAGTAAGAACCACACCAACACCAACCACCGCTACCGCCGCCCCGTCTCCGCCGAGCCCGAGCCTTCCGCCGACGACGACCGCAACGATTCCGAGTCTCCGCCGCAGCACCACCGCGTCGGATCCCGCACCGCGCGCCACCGCTTCTCGCTCGCTTCCTGCTCCGAGAAGCTTCCGCAGAGAAACGAGAAAGCCAGCGAGGAGAGCGACGACGACGTTGACGACGACGCTAAGGCTGCCGCCGTCGCCGCGGTGGCTGCGGCCGAGGAGGCGGAGGTTCAGAAGCCGTGGAATCTGAGGCCGAGGCGAGCACCGGTGACGAAGGCGAATAACAACACCGGCGGCGAGGTGCATGAGGCGGAGGGGACGAAGCAGAGCGAGCAGCCGGCGCCGAAGTCGATGAGGCTGAGGGGGTTGGCGGCGGCGGCGGAAGGACCGAGCATGGAGAAGAAGAAGGAGAAGAGGAAGTTCTGGATCGCTTTGTCTAAGGATGAAATTGAAGAGGACATATTCATCATGACCGGGTCTCGACCCGCCCGGCGGCCCAAGAAGCGCCCCAAGAACGTCCAGAAGCAGCTCGAT AACTGCTTTCCGGGTTTGTGGCTGGTGGGGTTTACTGCTGATGCTTATCGCGGTTCCGATTCTCCAACTAAG AAGTAG